In Anopheles merus strain MAF unplaced genomic scaffold, AmerM5.1 LNR4000205, whole genome shotgun sequence, a single window of DNA contains:
- the LOC121601854 gene encoding transcription factor btd-like, with protein sequence MMGGASTTAVAAAATLQHQQQQQQQQQQQQQQQQQQQQHHLEELQHQQAHSHQQQQQLQQQHHQQQLTHHLQAQQQLHEQHDHQLQQQQQQALGLANSQALSPSSSSYYSSCCSDMAAAALSSLMASTSQFTQFQNTLNFVSGGTIGATVAASNTTTTSSSSSSSSSSSNSSSGSHTGSAASATSSRSVASAGDTLAAPGSNGEGAGAPDSEGATIDASQDGGGHVSGSFDSTLAALAAVDHAAPVGDTRKMMLGLGVNHHLPASLQLIEDMDHQAGDSDSSSGQQLRHQDDTNVSVVDEEAT encoded by the coding sequence ATGATGGGAGGCGCGTCCACTACCGCGGTAGCGGCGGCCGCCACCCttcaacatcagcagcagcaacagcaacagcaacagcagcagcaacagcagcagcagcaacaacagcagcaccatctgGAAGAGCTGCAGCACCAGCAAGCCCActcacaccagcagcagcagcaactacagcagcagcaccatcagcagcaacttACCCACCATCTGCAGgctcagcagcagctacaCGAACAGCACGATCAccagctacagcagcagcagcagcaagcccTCGGTCTCGCTAACTCCCAGGCACTATCCCCTTCGTCCAGCTCGTACtacagcagctgctgctcggaTATGGCCGCTGCCGCACTGTCCTCGCTGATGGCCAGCACCAGCCAGTTCACCCAGTTCCAGAACACGCTCAACTTTGTCAGCGGCGGTACGATCGGGGCCACTGTAGCCgccagcaacaccaccaccaccagcagcagtagcagcagcagcagcagcagtagcaataGTAGTAGCGGCAGCCACACAGGCAGTGCTGCCAGCGCTACTAGCTCGCGCAGTGTTGCAAGCGCCGGTGACACACTCGCCGCCCCCGGATCGAACGGTGAAGGTGCGGGAGCACCGGACAGCGAGGGTGCGACGATCGACGCCAGCCAGGATGGGGGCGGCCACGTGAGCGGCAGCTTCGACAGCACGCTGGCAGCACTGGCTGCCGTCGATCATGCTGCGCCGGTCGGCGATACGCGCAAAATGATGCTCGGGCTGGGAGTCAACCACCATCTGCCCGCCAGTCTGCAGCTGATCGAGGATATGGATCACCAGGCCGGAGATTCGGACAGTAGCAGTGGGCAGCAGCTTCGGCACCAGGACGACACGAACGTGTCCGTCGTGGACGAGGAGGCGACGTAA
- the LOC121601858 gene encoding steroid receptor seven-up, isoforms B/C-like, with amino-acid sequence ACGLSDVAHIESLQEKSQCALEEYCRSQYPNQPTRFGKLLLRLPSLRTVSSQVIEQLFFVRLVGKTPIETLIRDMLLSGSSFSWPYLPSM; translated from the exons ATGCTTGTGGGCTGTCGGACGTGGCACACATCGAGTCGCTGCAGGAAAAGTCCCAGTGCGCGCTGGAGGAGTATTGCCGGTCCCAGTATCCCAACCAACCGACCCGGTTTGGCAAGCTACTGTTACGTCTTCCCTCCCTCCGAACGGTCTCCTCCCAG GTTATAGAGCAACTGTTCTTCGTCCGACTGGTAGGCAAAACGCCTATAGAAACGCTCATCCGTGACATGCTGCTGTCGGGCAGTAGTTTCTCCTGGCCCTACCTTCCCTCGATGTGA